In Natronoarchaeum mannanilyticum, the genomic window GATGCGTCGGTTTCCTTCCAGCAGGGCGGATCGGCGGCGATCCAGGAAGACGACTCGCAGACGTACGCGGTGACGCAGGGCGATCAGTGTATCACGATCCAGGCGCTCGGAAACGGCTCTCAGACCGTCGAAGAGTTCTACGACTACCGGAATCCCGAGACCCACGACGGGCCGAACAACGTCTACAGCTCCTACGGGACCCGGGACCTGCAGCGCGACGACACGACGACGATGTTCGTCTACGAGGGCAGCGAGGGGACCAGCCTCGTCGTCATCCACGAGCGCGTCGGCGGCGACTCCGACGGCGGCGCCGTGACAATGCAGTTCGACGGCCTCGCCGAGAACAGCGAGTGGGCGGTCAAAGACGACCTCTACAACGGGACCCGTCCGGGCGGCAACCTCGACGAGTGGAGCCACTCCGGAACCTCCGCCCGCGCCACGTGGGCCTACACCGACGGGCGCAACGACGGCGGCGCGCTCCGCGGGTTCGGCGAGGACGTGACGGTCACGCCGTACTTCAACGACCGCGCGGACTTCCGCGAGTACCCCGGCGACATCACCGAGTGGGAGGTCGTCTCGGCCGAGGACGGCGAGTACAACCGGTCCTCGCTGGACAGCATGACCGAGGAAGTGCAGGTCCTTGCCGGCGGCTGCGCCGAGCTCACGGTCGCTTCGCTCACGACCTCGCCGTCGGAGCCCTCGCCCGGCGAGACCGTCGACGTCCAGGCGACGGTCCAGAACGACGGCGCCGTCGCCGGTACGTTCCCCGTCGAGATCACCGTCGACGGCGAAGCGATCGACACTCGCGAGATCGAACTCGACAGCGGCGAGAGCCGGGATATCGCCGTCGAGACGACGTTCGACGAGACGGGCAGCTACGAGATCGCGGTCGCCAACACGACCGCGACCGTCGAGGTCAGCGACGACGCTGGCGGCGGATCGGGCGGCGACGTGCTGTCCGGCTTCGGCGTCGGCGCCGCGCTCGCGGCCCTCGCGGGCGCCGGTGCGATCGGGCTACGTCGGCGTCGCTGAGCCTTCTTAACGACTGTCGGGGGCTCCCTCGGCGGTTTTCGGTGACTCTTTTTGCGAACGATAGTAGGACGCGCCGGCAGCAAAAGTAGTCGCGGAACGTCAGCGGTCGCGAAACGAGGTCGTCAGTCGTCGGCGCCGCGCGTCCGAGCGGTGCTCTCAATCGTCGCCGCGCCCGATCGTGTGGACGCGGTGGTCGTCCAGCGCGTCGTCGGCGTCGGGATCGAGCGCGTCGCGGCCGTCCAGCAGGACGATCGGGTCGTCGAACGTCCCCCAGTCGAACCCCTCGAACTCGTCGTGGTCGGTCACCAGCACCGCGGCGTCGACGTCCATCTCTGCGACGTGATCGAGGTCGGCGAGGTAGACGTCGTCGAACGCCGAGAAGTCGTCGAGCAGTGGATCGACGCCGACGACGGTCGCGCCGAACTGGCTCAGCGTCTCGCCGAGCGCCACCGCCGGCGACTTGCGGGCGTCTGCGACTGCGCGGCGGTAGGACAGCCCGAACAGGACGACGACGGCGTCCTCTACGTGCGTGTCGGCGGCCGCCAGCTCGCGAACGAGCGTCCGGGCGGTGAACTCCGGCATCGACTCGTTGCGCTCGCGAGCGGCCGCCAGCAGCGGCGTCTCGGTGGCGCACTCGTTGACGAAGTAGTAGGGGTGGTCCGGCAGCGCGTGGCCGCCGGTGCCCGGACCGGGCTCGTGGACCTGGCAGTGGGGCTGGGTGTTCGCGGCCTCGATCGCCCGGCGCACGTCGGTCTCCAGCTCCTCAGCGAGGCGCGCCAGCTCGTTGGCCAGCGCGACGTTGACGTCCCGGTAGGCGCTCTCGATCACCTTCGCGCACTCGGCGACCGTGCTGTCGGGTACCGTCACGACGTCGCCGACGCGCAGCTCGTCGTAGACCAGCGCGGCGGCCCGCGCGCTCTCGGCGTCGACGCCGCCGACGATCTTCGGGTGGCTCCCGCGGAGATCCGTGAGCGCCCTCCCAGGTGCTGCCCGCGACGGGCAGGCGGCGACGCCGAACTCGTCGGCGCTGAGGTCGCTCCCGGCCTCAAGGATCGGCTGGACGATGTCCTCGCAGGTCCCCGGCGGCACGGCCGACTCGACGAGGACGAGATCGCCGGGATCGAGCCCGCCGGACACGTCCCGGAGCATCGTCCGGAGCTCCGAGAGGTCGGGCGCGTCGTCGTCCCGGACGCCGGTCTCGGCGACGACGACGTGGACGCTCGCAGCGTCGGCGACTGTCGGGAGGTCGGCGGTCGCGGTGAGCGCGTCGGCGCCGACGGCGGTCCTGAGAAGCGACTCCAGGCGCGGTTCGTGGGCGATCGGACACTCCCCGTCGGCGATCTCTCGAGCTCGCTCACGGTCGGTCGCGGCGGCCAGTACGTCGCCGGTCGTGCTCGCGTACACGATCGACAGCGGCAGCCCGATCCGGCCGAGCCCGTACACCGCCACGGGCACCTCTCCGGAGCGGAACGCCTCGCGCTGCCGCTCGGGCGCGGCGTCGCTACCGTAGAGGCGTCGGCTGGTCTGCCTGGAGACGGCTTCGCTCATTGCTTCGGGGTGACCTGCTTGGTCTCGGTCGCCTCGTCCTCGATCTCGCGGGCCAGCTTCAGCGCTTCGAGGCCGTCCTCGCCGGTGACGACGGGCTCGGTTCCCTCCTCGATCGCCTCGGCGAACGCCGCCAGCTCCTTTTTGAGGGGTTCGCCGTTGTCGACCGTGGGGTGCTCGACGATGTTCTCGTGGCGGTAGCGGACGTCGCCGTTCTCCTCGATGTACTCGGGGATCGAGTGGCGGTGGATCTGGACCGACCGGGAGATGTAGTCGACGTGGACCTGACAGCTCTCGGCGGTGATCGACAGCTCGCGGACCTTCTGCTGGGTCACGCGGCTGGCCGTCAGCGAGCCGACGACGCCGTCGTCGAGCTCGACCGTCGCGGTGACGTACTGGCCGTCGGCGGCGCCGGCGGCCTCGGTGACCGTCGCGTCGTCGCCGACCAGCGCCAGCAGGATATCGAGGTCGTGGATCATCAGGTCCAGCACTGCGCTGGCCTGCAGGTCCCGGTCGAGCGGCGGCCCGAGCCGGCGCGCGTCGACCGCGATCACGTTCAGGTCGGGGACGATATCGGCCAGCGCCCGGATCGCGGGGTTGAACCGCTCGATGTGGCCGACCTGCAGCGTGAGGCCGCGCTCTCGCGCGCGGTCGATGAGACGCCGGCCCGCGTCGAGCGAGTCGACGAACGGCTTCTCGACGAGCACGTGGGTATCGCGGTCCAGCGCCTTGCTGGCGGTCTCGTAGTGGTACGGCGTCGGGACGGCGACCGACACCGCGTCGACCGCGTCCAGCAGCTCTTCCATCCCCATCGCCGCCGTCTCGTAGGTGTCGGCGGCCGCCCGCGCGGCCTCCGAATCGGCGTCCGCGACGCCGATCAGTTCGGTCTCCGGCAGCTCTCGGTACACTCTGGCGTGGTGACGGCCCATGCTTCCCACGCCGATAACGCCCGTTCTGAGTTGGTCCTGGGACATGTGATCACTCGAAGTACGACTGCACGATGGTCGCGATCGTCCGCACGTCGTCGTCCGACAGCTTCGGGTGGACCGGCAGCGACAGCACCTCGTCGGCGGTCTGCTCGGCCACCGGCGCGTCGGCGTCGACGTGCTCGTAGGCTGGCTGTTCGTGGATCGGCGTCGGGTAGTACACCCCGGTGTCGATGCCCGAGCTCTCCAGATACTCACTGAGCCCGTCGCGATCCGACGAGCGGATCGTGTACTGGTGGTAGGCGTGGCGGGCGTGGGGCGGGTCGAACGGCGGCGCGACCGCCGACATCCCGCTCAGGCGGTCGGTGAGTTCGCGGGCGTTGCGCCGCCGAGCGTCGACGTACTCCGGGAGCTTCTCCAGTTGCGCGCGGCCGATCGCCGCGGCGATGCTTGTCATCCGGAAGTTGTGGCCGAGCTCGGCGTGGTCGTACGCGCCGTCCCGGCCGTGGTTGATGAACTGCGCCGCGCGCTCGGCGACGTCGGCCCGGTCGGTCGTGATCATCCCGCCCTCCCCAGTCGTCATGTTCTTCGTCGGGTAAAAGGAGAAGCAGGCGGCGTCGCCCAGCGAGCCGACGGGGCGACCCTGGTAGGTCGCGCCGTGGGCCTGCGCGGCGTCCTCGACGAGGTCGGCGTCGTACTCGTCGGCGAGCTCGGCCAGCGGCTCGACGTCGGCGGGCAGCCCGTACAGGTGGACCGCCAGGATCGCGTCGATCTCGCCGTCGTGGGCCTCGAACGTCTCCGCGACGGCGCCGGGATCGAGGTTGTACGTCTCCGGGTCGATGTCGGCGAACACCGGCGTCGCGCCGGTCATTCGGACGGCGTTCGCGCTCGCGACGAACGAGAACGGCGAGGTCACTACGCGGTCGCCCTCGCCGATCCCCAGCGCGTGCAGGGCGGCGTGGAGCGCCGTCGTGCCGTTCGAGGTGGCGACGGCGTGGTCGGCCTCGCAGTAGCTCGCGAACTCCTCCTCGAAGGTGCGGACGGTCGGGCCGTCCGCGACGACGCCGCTGTCGATCACCTCGCTGACGCGGCGCTGCTCTTCCTCGCCGAGGTCGGGGTCGGCGATCGGGATCGTCGTCACGGCGTCACCTCCGCGGCGGTAGCGGGCCGGCTTCCGGCGTCAGTAGCGGGCCGTCCCCCGGTGTCGGTGGAGGACTGTCCCTCGGCGTCAGCCGGAGACCGTCCCCGAGCGAGGAGCGAGGGCGTTGCTGGTCGGTCGTGCGGCTCCAAGGTAGCCAGGTATGTCGAATCCATGGTATATCCGGTGTCGGTACGCGTCTCGGACTACTCGCCGCTTATCAACGTGCCACCTTTGTTATGCGCCAGTTGCTTCGGGCGTAGAACACGTCTTATCGCCGCGCTGTCGGGCGAAACTCGTATCCACGAGCGCCGTCTAGATCGTCACATGGAGCGTTCTCACACCTCGCCCGGCTGCTCGTCAGGCGGTCCCGTATCGGTGCCTGTCCCTTTTAGCCACTATGTAACAAAGTAATGATTGAAAGACAGCATGCTGTAGAGGTTCGGAACCGCACCCAGGCGAGCGCCGAGCATGACACGTAATTAATGTCCCAACCCGACCGCGACGTACTCTCCCAAGACGTAGTGTTTGATCTGTTGAGCAGTCCTCGGCGACGGTTCGTGCTGTACTACCTCAACCAGGAGGACGGCGAAATCGAGATCGGCGAGCTCGCCGACGAGGTCGCCGCCTGGGAGAACGACACCGACGTCGACGACCTGACGAGCCAGCAGCGCAAGCGCGTGTACGTGTCACTGTACCAGACCCACGTCCCGAAGATGGAGGACGCCGGCATCATCGAGTACGACTCCGACCGCGGCGTCGTGGCGCTTGCCGACCAGGCCGACGACATCAGCGCGTACCTCTCGCGAGAGGAGGACGGCCGTCCCTGGCAGCGGTACTATCTGGGGCTGGCCGCGGTCAGCGCACTGTTCTATCTCGCAGTCGAGTTCGGCGTCGGCGCCCTCGCCGCCCTGGGGGAGTTCACCGCCGGTCTGTTGATAATCGTCGCGTTCGCGGCGATGGCGATCGTCCACCTGATCGACACCCAGCGCGGCGGCGGGGAGATCTCGACGGAACTGATCGACAACCGACAGCGGTGAGGCCTTCCGGTCGGTTCGCTCGCTCTTCAGTCGCAACTCTGCTTCCCGGCGGTGAACTCGTCGTCACTCCGGCTACGAAGTAACCCGATCGTCCTCATTCGCCCATCGATACGGGCGTTTCTCACTCGTCAGTCGTGTCACGTCGGTGTGTCGGCGGACGGAAAGAAGGAAGACGCTGCTACTCTCCGTCTCTCGCGTGCGCGAAATGGCGTACTCGGGAACGATGACGTCCTCGATCGCAGCGGTCGTCGTCCAGTCCCGGACCGTCAGAAGTGGGGGTAGTCGATCAGTGCTCTCGCGATCAGCCGCCGGCCGTCCCGTCGACGGTGATCCAGAGGTGCTCGTCGGCGCTCTCGGCGTCGGCGTCGTCGGGCGCGTCGCCCTCGTAGAGGTAGTAGTTGATCCGGAGCGTCTCGCCGGTGATCGACGGATCGACCGTGTGTCGGGTCTGTGCGGTCGCGCCGGCGTCGACCGACGTCTCCAGGCGCGTCATCTCGGACTCCTCCAGCGTCTCCAGCGATCCGTCGGTCTCCTCGACCCGGTGAGTCTCGACGACGACGGTGTACTCACGGTCTTCGTCGGCGCCGTTGGTGATCGAGACGACCAGTTCGTCGCTGGCGCCCGGCGGGAGTTCCTCCGGGTAGTCGCCGGCGACGAGATCGCCCGACTCGTTCTCGGCCAGCAGCTGGAACTGCGTCGTCGCGGCGCCGCTCTGGGGCGCGACCAGCGCGTAGCCGACCGCGCTCAACGCGACGACCATACTCAGTATCAACACGACGTTCAGCGCCCCGTCGAACCGGGTGTCCGGTGCGAACAGTCCGCGGTAGGCGTCCGTCGACGCGGCGTCGACCGGCGCCCGGAATCGCTCGCTCCGGGAAAGTCGCGATCGCCGGACGACTGCGACGAACATTCCGAGCACGGTGAACCCCCCCAGCGTCACGAGCACTGCCCGGGGCTCGAACCCCCACCGCGTGCTGGGGAGGGCGAGTCCGAACAGCGGTAGTACAGCGAGACTTCCGGCGAGCGACAGCGCCAGGCGCTCGTACCAGCCCGGCGTGCCGCCGTCCAGCAGTCCGTCGACCGACGACACCCCGATCGCCGTCGCCTCGTCGCGACGCGCGGGGAACGCCGCGGCGACGAGGGCGTACCCCGGCAGGAACAGGACCAGCGGAAGGCCGAGCAGCGCCCGAGCCGTTCCGCCGACCTCGAGGACGTACAGCGCGACGGCGCTCGCCGCCAGATACCCCAGAACGACGAGCACGTCGAGCGCGCCCGACCGGACCGACCGGCAGAGTCGGGTGCGCCAGGTCGTCTCGACGTCGCCGTGGGTCATCGATCGGGCGGAGCGGCGGAGCGGTCGACGTGTGACGCGCGCGCGGGAGACTCGATACTGGAAAGCGTCATTCGGGTCACTCGTTCGACCAACTGACCGGTCAACCGCATTGTAATAGCGTCCTTAGCCGTTCCCAGACGGTCTAACCGATCGAACGGCCCGATCAATCGGCCGATAGTGACCCGGATCGGCTCTCGATAGCGTCCGATCGGGCGTCGACAGTCGACATCCCCTCCGCGGCGAACGCGACGCATCGGATAGCCGCACCCGAGACGGCGTCCAGCAGGGATCGAGACACCGCGTCGCGCACGAACCGTGCCAAACGTAACCACCCCCGGAATGACGGTACGTATCGTCAGTTGGCTATCAACTACACCGGTACAGATGCAGGGAGTGGTGAGTATCTGTATTCAGACCGAAGTAAAACGAACATACTGTAGACGATACACGCAGTCGTCACAGTTTTTCGTGGCTTAAAGTATGATCGACTGGGGAATTCCGTTTTGACGATAGACATGTATTAAGCCGTTTGCCAATACCAAAAGGAAACAAGCGAGTGATACAATGAACGATGAGTGGGACGAGATCGGGTTCGTCATTAGTTCGAGGTACAGAGTGGAGGTGCTGCGGAGGCTATCGGAGGGACCGGCAACACCGACGCAGATAGCGACGGACTCCGGCGCCGGCATCGCGCACATCTCGCGGGCGCTGAGCAGCCTGCGGGAGCGCGACCTCGTCGAGCTGCTGGTGTCGGAAGACCGCAAGAAAGGGCGGGTGTACGGCATCACGGAACCCGGCGAGGAGATCTGGCAGCAGATCCAGGCCGAGAACATGGTCGAGTGACGCCGCGGGCGAGCTGGCGACGCGATCGACGCCGTAGCGCGAGCGCGGGGACGCACCGACCGTTTGCGAGGACGCGGGTCCGGCGACCGATAGCGGTGTCGGCGGTTACGGGATCCGAGCGCACTCCGTTCGCGCGCCGATCGTCGGGAGACCGGTCGGTCTCGACGGCATAGCCCGTCCGATTTCGGTCGATCGTCTTCTTAGAGCCGATCAGCGACGCCGCGACTGACTGACGAGCAGACGACGATTAGGTGGCGAGTGCGTCGCCGATCGACAGCCCGCTGCCAGATGCGAGGCCGAGAGAGCCGCCTCAGTTGTGTCCGAAAGAGGAACGGTCCTGTGCAGCGCCGGGGTCTAACCCCACAGCGGGAACGACGCGGTAACGCGGGCGGTGCGGTCGTGCGAAAACTGCTGGTCGTAGATAACCCGCCTGAACTACCGATCGCCCGTCACTCCTCGTCGTCCTCGTCTGGCTCCGGAGCGAGCATCTCCGGGTCCCGCTCGTACTTCGGCGTCTGTGCGAACTCTTCGATCCGCTCGCGATCGCTGTCGGACAGCCATCCTGTCATGAGGTCGTAGCTTCAACTTAGCAGTATAAATTAGTATCGGGACCTGTAGTGTTTCTTTGATTACTCCGGTGAAATGACTGCCAAACTTCATCGAGACGTCGCTTACGCTCGTCACAGGAAGCGTGCGGCACCGCCAGAGCTCCCCCGAGGCGGCTCTCTGTGCCGCTACGGTGCGCCTGTGGGTCACTAGTGCTTGCTTGGATCGTCGATCCAGGGATCAGCCCCAGCCGCTCAGCCGGCGTGTGCGGCGCCTGATCGATCAGTGAGGCTCACGGTACGCGACGGACGACGATCAGCCCATCGCCGTGGACGGTCACCGAACAGCCCGCGAGCTCGAACGAGAGCGTTCGCGGACGCGTCGCTTCACCTTCGAACAAGCGATCGAGCGCGTCGGGGTCGAGTACGTCGTACAACCGCTCGTCGAGCGACAGCGGATCCGTGCTAAGTGTGGTTGCGACGGCCTGTACTACGCTGGTGCTCAGTCGTCGCTCGCCCGCGAAATCGTGGCGCGTTCGGTGGTCGTCGGTCGGCGCGTCGGACGCGATCAGCGGACTCGCGGTGTTCTGTGCGGTCGCACTCTCGTCGTCGGTCGTCGAGGACAATGTCGTGTTACTGGTCATAGCGAAGGTCGACGGTCAACGTCGCCCGTATGTCCTCTCGTCGGGCCTCATAATCGTATCGCTCTCCGCTCGTCAGGTGACGGGAGAGCGGCTTACGGCGCCGAAACGGAGAGCGGTACGTATAGATTACTGGAGTATAGCGGCAACGTACTCCCGCTTGCGGCGCTGTACGGCTACTTTTCGAGGGGACGCCATCGATCGACTCGGAGCGGAAGACCGGCTTGCGGCGCGCGGTAGCATCTCCGTACCGCCGTTGTCGATCGTCGAGAGCGCGCCGGCGACGAGGAAAAACAGTTTTGGGCCGGCCGCCCGTAGGACCGGAACGTGAGCGAACACGACGACGTTGACGAGAGTTGTGACTGCAAGATTGGGCGAATCGTCGACCGCTACGACCTCCAGGATCTGAACGACGATCTCGCGGCGGACTGGACGGGTGCCGCGGGCGAACGACGGAGCCTGAGAGAGCTGGCTCGCGAGGTCGACCGGCGGGTCCTCCGGACGGCGATGGATCGTGCGGGAATGGAGTACAGGGACGGCGAGGTCGAGAACGTCTATCGGATCCTCACCGACGACGACGTCAGCAGCGGGAGTCGGACCGAGACCCGTCGCGAACTCGAACACGCTTCGGTGCCGATCGAGCAGGTCGAGCGCGACTTCGTCTCTCATCAGACCGTCCACACGCACCTAACCGACTGCCTCGAGGCCTCGATGGAGGAGCCGGACGACGCCGAGCGGATCGAGAGCGCGCGCGACACGCTCCGGGCGCTGCAGAACCGCACCGTCGCGGTGACTGACGATACGATCGGGCGTCTCGACGGCGCGGACGCGCTGTCGGTCGGCGAGTACAGTGTTCTCGTCGACGTGACGGTCGTCTGCGAAGACTGCGGCGGCCACTACACGGTCGGCGAGCTGCTCGACGCAGAGGGCTGTGACTGCGCCGACGTGTGAGCGTTCCGGCGTTCGATTGACGGGCTGTCCCCGGACTTTACACCAGTATGACTGTAACCGAAGTCGCCTGAAGCCGCCGGAGAGTACCAAAGCATAAATACAACCGTGATGAACAAATTCGTAATGAGCACTGGATCATCACAGCAGACAGCGGCTCCCCCGCAGAGCGTCACCGTTCGCGCACGGAACA contains:
- a CDS encoding CARDB domain-containing protein; translation: MRNSTTAAVLCIVCALALSAGSVAALPAADGATPSTAVGATPPTLDGADADASVSFQQGGSAAIQEDDSQTYAVTQGDQCITIQALGNGSQTVEEFYDYRNPETHDGPNNVYSSYGTRDLQRDDTTTMFVYEGSEGTSLVVIHERVGGDSDGGAVTMQFDGLAENSEWAVKDDLYNGTRPGGNLDEWSHSGTSARATWAYTDGRNDGGALRGFGEDVTVTPYFNDRADFREYPGDITEWEVVSAEDGEYNRSSLDSMTEEVQVLAGGCAELTVASLTTSPSEPSPGETVDVQATVQNDGAVAGTFPVEITVDGEAIDTREIELDSGESRDIAVETTFDETGSYEIAVANTTATVEVSDDAGGGSGGDVLSGFGVGAALAALAGAGAIGLRRRR
- a CDS encoding nucleotide sugar dehydrogenase, coding for MSEAVSRQTSRRLYGSDAAPERQREAFRSGEVPVAVYGLGRIGLPLSIVYASTTGDVLAAATDRERAREIADGECPIAHEPRLESLLRTAVGADALTATADLPTVADAASVHVVVAETGVRDDDAPDLSELRTMLRDVSGGLDPGDLVLVESAVPPGTCEDIVQPILEAGSDLSADEFGVAACPSRAAPGRALTDLRGSHPKIVGGVDAESARAAALVYDELRVGDVVTVPDSTVAECAKVIESAYRDVNVALANELARLAEELETDVRRAIEAANTQPHCQVHEPGPGTGGHALPDHPYYFVNECATETPLLAAARERNESMPEFTARTLVRELAAADTHVEDAVVVLFGLSYRRAVADARKSPAVALGETLSQFGATVVGVDPLLDDFSAFDDVYLADLDHVAEMDVDAAVLVTDHDEFEGFDWGTFDDPIVLLDGRDALDPDADDALDDHRVHTIGRGDD
- a CDS encoding Gfo/Idh/MocA family oxidoreductase, with translation MSQDQLRTGVIGVGSMGRHHARVYRELPETELIGVADADSEAARAAADTYETAAMGMEELLDAVDAVSVAVPTPYHYETASKALDRDTHVLVEKPFVDSLDAGRRLIDRARERGLTLQVGHIERFNPAIRALADIVPDLNVIAVDARRLGPPLDRDLQASAVLDLMIHDLDILLALVGDDATVTEAAGAADGQYVTATVELDDGVVGSLTASRVTQQKVRELSITAESCQVHVDYISRSVQIHRHSIPEYIEENGDVRYRHENIVEHPTVDNGEPLKKELAAFAEAIEEGTEPVVTGEDGLEALKLAREIEDEATETKQVTPKQ
- a CDS encoding DegT/DnrJ/EryC1/StrS family aminotransferase; translated protein: MTTIPIADPDLGEEEQRRVSEVIDSGVVADGPTVRTFEEEFASYCEADHAVATSNGTTALHAALHALGIGEGDRVVTSPFSFVASANAVRMTGATPVFADIDPETYNLDPGAVAETFEAHDGEIDAILAVHLYGLPADVEPLAELADEYDADLVEDAAQAHGATYQGRPVGSLGDAACFSFYPTKNMTTGEGGMITTDRADVAERAAQFINHGRDGAYDHAELGHNFRMTSIAAAIGRAQLEKLPEYVDARRRNARELTDRLSGMSAVAPPFDPPHARHAYHQYTIRSSDRDGLSEYLESSGIDTGVYYPTPIHEQPAYEHVDADAPVAEQTADEVLSLPVHPKLSDDDVRTIATIVQSYFE
- a CDS encoding DUF7344 domain-containing protein, which produces MSQPDRDVLSQDVVFDLLSSPRRRFVLYYLNQEDGEIEIGELADEVAAWENDTDVDDLTSQQRKRVYVSLYQTHVPKMEDAGIIEYDSDRGVVALADQADDISAYLSREEDGRPWQRYYLGLAAVSALFYLAVEFGVGALAALGEFTAGLLIIVAFAAMAIVHLIDTQRGGGEISTELIDNRQR
- a CDS encoding DUF1616 domain-containing protein, whose translation is MTHGDVETTWRTRLCRSVRSGALDVLVVLGYLAASAVALYVLEVGGTARALLGLPLVLFLPGYALVAAAFPARRDEATAIGVSSVDGLLDGGTPGWYERLALSLAGSLAVLPLFGLALPSTRWGFEPRAVLVTLGGFTVLGMFVAVVRRSRLSRSERFRAPVDAASTDAYRGLFAPDTRFDGALNVVLILSMVVALSAVGYALVAPQSGAATTQFQLLAENESGDLVAGDYPEELPPGASDELVVSITNGADEDREYTVVVETHRVEETDGSLETLEESEMTRLETSVDAGATAQTRHTVDPSITGETLRINYYLYEGDAPDDADAESADEHLWITVDGTAGG
- a CDS encoding winged helix-turn-helix domain-containing protein, producing the protein MNDEWDEIGFVISSRYRVEVLRRLSEGPATPTQIATDSGAGIAHISRALSSLRERDLVELLVSEDRKKGRVYGITEPGEEIWQQIQAENMVE
- a CDS encoding HalOD1 output domain-containing protein encodes the protein MTSNTTLSSTTDDESATAQNTASPLIASDAPTDDHRTRHDFAGERRLSTSVVQAVATTLSTDPLSLDERLYDVLDPDALDRLFEGEATRPRTLSFELAGCSVTVHGDGLIVVRRVP
- the rdfA gene encoding rod-determining factor RdfA, with the translated sequence MSEHDDVDESCDCKIGRIVDRYDLQDLNDDLAADWTGAAGERRSLRELAREVDRRVLRTAMDRAGMEYRDGEVENVYRILTDDDVSSGSRTETRRELEHASVPIEQVERDFVSHQTVHTHLTDCLEASMEEPDDAERIESARDTLRALQNRTVAVTDDTIGRLDGADALSVGEYSVLVDVTVVCEDCGGHYTVGELLDAEGCDCADV